One genomic region from Ornithinimicrobium flavum encodes:
- a CDS encoding zinc-binding alcohol dehydrogenase family protein, whose protein sequence is MTATTAHSPFGIHRVLEPRGDAVTLPQTALRLDPSPDLAPDEVRVDVEVLNLDAASYRQLRDKHTGPTGHVHGHSVRSEVLEIIEDRGKMQNPVTGSGGMLIGTVAEVGPESPLGLQVGDRVATLVSLSLTPLAVSDRLERWDGLSERVPTAGHAILFGRSIAAVLPEDMDPELALMVMDVCGAPAMVRRVVQGYAALGQRASVAVIGAAGKSGSLSLAAARDAGGGRLVGVVPVQGEADVLERSGLADHVVLADARRPIGLSEALAGVGGPVDVTVVCVDVPGAEQPALLITKQGGTVIYFSMATSFAAAALGAEGLAADVTMLIGNGYTPGHADYAVGLVREVPAVRQIFEDRLASERRAHVQDGGSVSGHVEVEA, encoded by the coding sequence ATGACGGCCACGACCGCCCATTCGCCGTTCGGCATCCACCGGGTGCTGGAGCCGCGGGGCGACGCGGTGACCCTGCCGCAGACCGCGCTGCGGCTCGACCCGAGCCCGGACCTCGCGCCCGACGAGGTGCGGGTCGACGTCGAGGTGCTCAACCTCGACGCGGCCTCCTACCGCCAGCTGCGTGACAAGCACACCGGCCCCACCGGCCACGTGCACGGGCACTCCGTCCGCTCCGAGGTCCTGGAGATCATCGAGGACCGCGGCAAGATGCAGAACCCGGTCACCGGGTCCGGCGGGATGCTCATCGGCACCGTCGCGGAGGTGGGTCCGGAGAGCCCGCTCGGCCTGCAGGTGGGTGACCGGGTCGCGACCCTGGTCTCGCTCTCCCTCACCCCGCTGGCGGTCTCCGACCGGCTGGAGCGCTGGGACGGCCTGTCCGAGCGCGTGCCCACCGCCGGTCACGCCATCCTGTTCGGCCGCTCGATCGCCGCGGTCCTCCCCGAGGACATGGACCCCGAGCTGGCCCTCATGGTCATGGACGTCTGCGGGGCGCCGGCCATGGTCCGTCGGGTCGTGCAGGGGTATGCCGCACTCGGCCAGCGGGCGAGCGTGGCCGTCATCGGGGCGGCCGGCAAGTCCGGCTCGCTCTCGCTCGCCGCGGCCCGGGACGCCGGCGGCGGCCGGCTGGTCGGGGTGGTCCCTGTCCAGGGGGAGGCGGACGTGCTGGAGCGCAGCGGCCTCGCCGACCACGTCGTCCTGGCCGACGCGCGCCGGCCGATCGGGCTGAGCGAGGCGCTGGCCGGGGTGGGAGGACCGGTCGACGTCACCGTCGTCTGCGTCGACGTCCCGGGGGCCGAGCAGCCGGCGCTCCTCATCACCAAGCAGGGCGGCACCGTCATCTACTTCTCGATGGCCACCAGCTTCGCCGCGGCGGCCCTCGGGGCCGAGGGGCTGGCCGCCGACGTGACGATGCTCATCGGCAACGGCTACACCCCGGGTCACGCCGACTACGCCGTCGGGCTGGTGCGCGAGGTGCCCGCCGTGCGGCAGATCTTCGAGGACCGGCTCGCCTCCGAGCGCAGGGCCCACGTCCAGGACGGCGGCTCCGTCAGCGGCCACGTGGAGGTGGAGGCATGA